The Enoplosus armatus isolate fEnoArm2 chromosome 5, fEnoArm2.hap1, whole genome shotgun sequence genome contains the following window.
acaacagaagaaaagggTGAAGAATATTAAACTAGACATCATGATCCctgattaataattaataattcaacaaAGGTAATTTAACTTTAAACACAACTATAAACCTAGGAATCGGGAAATAACTTAACAGAAACTTaatcaacacaacaaataaataatgatctACTAAGATCActgtaaatgcatttaaaaggaACTCACATTTCATTTACTCAGTTCAAACCATTTGATTGAAGGATGAGGTATCCGCATGCTCCTTTGTTCTCCAGAGAAAAGGGATGCCACATGTGAGGCTGTTTTATATAGACTCTGGGCTCCGCCCATCCAGGAAGAGGGAGGCAGGTAGGAGTGGTTGGGGATTTTCCATCCAGGTAGATGGAGACAGGTAGAGGAGTGCTTGGGGATTTTTCACACTCGCACTCTAGAATTTCTATTCCACGTGTGCAATTAGTCCAGATAAATTAACCATTTTGACAGAAGTTCCactgtgtgcattatgaaatgaattACTcgtctttattgaaaaaaaattggaattcagattttatttaCCTGGGCGGGTCTTAATCTACCTGGGCAGGCCGCACAAGTGCAGCCCCTGTATGGGAAATACTGCTCACAGTCTGTAGAGCCTCTAAAAAGTGATTATGAATGTGTTGCCAGATTGTTCTTTGTTCCTCATGCAAGACTTTCCAGCGTTTTTCGGACTGATCTCCCGGTTTCAACCCTGCCTGCCTCTGACCATCCTGCCTCGTCGCTGCCCCGGACATCACCTCAGCCTTCCGCCCCCGACCACGATCTCCGttcctggtttctgtctgcctctcccctgGGCTGTTTGGTGATTCTCTGCACAGCGTGAGTTCAGTCATCTTCTCCTCGGTGGCTTTCAGTGGATCGGAGACTCTCTCAGTATCGCCACACTTACCACCGTGTGCACATACTCACCTGTTGGCTCATCCGCTCCCCTCGGAACTTTGTTGTGAGTACAAGAACTGTCTACCTGCCCTGTACTCATCTCCACCCTGGTTCAGCTCTGCTGAGCTGAGCTCACGACGCACCAGAAGCAAGACCTGCATTGTTTCCAGGAGTACCTGTCTGCATTATTCCCTGCACGTGCTGAAAATAAGTCATTACCAACCAtacctgcctgtatctgtgCTGCAATTGGGTCCCATACCTACCCATGACAGCTCCTGCTGTGACACAAAGGACCCCTGAATTCAGCCACCAGAACCTGAACCTGACTGTCCTGtctaaacattttattttgtgttcaaCTGTGGATTGGGGCCTTTCCCTTGTCGCCTTGTGCCAGAGATGGTTTAGAAAGGAGATGGCTGAACTCAGAGTCATATGACTGATTCTTTGCTCGAGACCTGACTCTGTCACAGATATCACGtctcgctgctggtgctgaattaaatgtaaaaactgaaatgaaacgtgtgtttctttgctattattattattatgctattactattatcattattatttaactgtttttggaggaaaaaagagaatattattaGATGGATGAAACAAGCGACAAAATAAGGCGGTAGGGAGGCAACCACGAccacttaggagacaggaagtgaatatAAGATTTCATACCACTGGTGCAGCTTGTAATGCGTCATCTGTTACAGAGTGTCTTTACTTGTACACACCCCGTAACAGTACAATCTGACCAAGACTGGACCCAGCAGACGTAGTGTTTTCTATGGATGAGAGACGAGACCCATGCCATtcagatgaccgcccacctagagttCGGTTCTGTTAAAgatttctgcctgttaaaagggagtttttccttgctACTGTCACCAAGAGCTTGTtcatggtgggaattgttgggtctctgtaaataagaATACAGtgtagacctgctctatatggaAAGTGTCCTGAGATGACctttgttatgatttggcgctatataaatataattggAATGATGGAATGATCTTCAGAACCACACAGCCTCTGTTTCTCAGTGCCACGCAGCCCATCGCTGTAACTGGTGCACAGCCAGATCTTACAAGCCTACAGCCTGTTGGCCGGCTCTGCTGACACCCAGTCGGCCATCTCAACTGTTCAGTCATCTGCCTGCCCTGAGCCACAGCCGTCGGCCACCACCACGTTGCCGAACCTCACAGTGGTCACATCTACATCGTCCACCTCCTAGTCGCCATCCAGAACAACTCCGCccatctgcctgtctgactgagGTCTTATTTTGCGCCACTGTCCAGTCCCCAGAACCTCCACCTGAGGACTTCTGCTTGACTGCTGTACAGTCCCTAGGCTGTCCCCCTGAATTCTTCGGCTCTGCCGCTCGCCCAAGATTCTGATTTCCATTGAACAGGCAACCAGACTCTTTGGCTCTTCCCCCCCAGTTTTAGTACTCTGGATGAAAGTTAAATAAGAGGGCGCACCACTCTGTAAGGGCCAGGGTATACTCGATCAGAACTAGTTTGTACAATGTGTTTTCAGAACAGACACACTCTTAGGTGGGGTGAAAAGCCTGCAGTCGTAGAGAGGGAGGACACACGATATTGTTAAATATGGGGATAATGGCACATATTTTCAGTCCCTCCTGaaagacattcatagtgttaCACTCTGTTGTTCACATAAAAATTGACAGAAATAGtgaagaataaagaaaagagagctcacagagaagttcaaaccctggctCCTTTCTCATCTTCGCACAGCTGACCTATCACTGAGTTATAAAGTAGGCCTGAATGTTGGAAAGGTGCCGGGGCAGGAGTTTCCGAAGCAATTCGACTGTCCGAAAAGCAGTTCTGACGAGGTATACTGGCCCCTTAATAGTTTCTCGTTTCATCCAACCGCTCCACTGTTGCTTTTCCTATCTGCAGACTTTTGCCATGCACCTGTATACTTAAAAAGCTGATTATGAACACAGTTTCCCATATACATGACAGAGAAATCTGCAATCTTCAGGAGACATCTACCTGTGAATATCTGATTTCCACAGGTAGTCCTGGTGGCCACGTGGTTAAGACGAATACTATATAAACAATAACTACAATGTCCTCAGTTTGATACTGGCAACGGATGATAATTAATGTCAGTTATTTTTACGTAATTTCAAGTCGTTTATCCATCTAAATCTATATGATATATACACAAAAGACAGCTATTTTACCCGACATCAGGAATCATCGACAGTCAGTGGTTCCTTTGATAATGACGTTAGACTGCTGCTATGGGTGTCAACCGActggaaaatgttaaaagaaCCAGGAGTTTCAGCTCAGTTAGGAGGGACTCAGTATAACTACAGCAGCTATGAAATGCTGACATTCACCTGTGTCTTGTAAGGTTGTATATCTTTATATCATATACTTTTTATATAGGGGAATGGTAAGTTTGGgtcatttttcttgtttgttttcataatgaTGAATGAATCAGTTTACTGTTATTGCCATGAATTCTGTTAATGTGTGATTAATGCTTTAGCTTCACATACGTTAAAAGTGTAAACTAATTCTTTACAAATCTAtaacaaaatgtcacataatAATGAATATTAGTTTATCCACTGCATAACGTTATGATCGCTCAATGAACCAAATGAAGGATCATGATGAACTCTACTCAGGTTTCTCATTTCACACTGGTTGCCTACTTTGACACTGGAGTTTTTAAATACTTGTTTTTCATGATTGTCatgatgttttatgtgttaaTAGTTAGTTCCAATCTTTTGCTCATTGTGCTTATCTGCATGAACAGAAGCTTACATGAACCTATGTACCTGTTTCTGTGCGGCCTGTTTGTAAATGAGCTGTATGGTAGTACAGGGTTGTTCCCATTCCTTCTGGTTCAGATCCTCTCCGACGTTCACACTGTCTCTGCTCCCTTTTGTTTCCTTCAGATTTATTGTGTACATTTCTACGGATGTGCAGAATTTTTCACTTTAGGTGTCATGTCTTATGACAGATACCTTGCTATCTGTTACCCTCTACAATATAACACACGTATGACATCCAGCAGGGTTGCAATCCTTACTGCATTCATATGGTTATACAATGTACTTCTTACAGTTGTCATGATGTCTCTGAGTGTCCCTTTACAGCTGTGTGGAAACACGATTCAAAAAGTGTACTGTGACAACTACTCCATCGTTAAACTGGCCTGCTCCGACACTACAGTCAACAACCTTTATGGAATTGTTAACTTGTTTACAGTAATCTTTGCTCTTATACTTTTAATTCTTTACACTTATATGAGGATacttaaagtgtgtttttctggctcCAAAAAGACCAGACAGAAAGCAGTCAGTACCTGCACGCCTCACCTCGCTTCCCTGCTCAACTTTTCTTTTGGGGCTTTCTTTGAAATAGTGCAGGCCAGATTTGATATGAGCAGTGTGCCCATTGTGTTGCgcatttttttatcattatactGGCTTACATGCCAGCCGCTCTTCAACCCTGTACTGTATGGACTGAATATGTCCAAAATCCGCAACATATGCAAAAGTCTTTCTTTTGGTAAAAGAATGTAGAAGACTTACTGTGTGTCATCTGTCATCTAATGGTaactgtgtaatgtgtgttttaaatgtgacaaattaTACATGTGGATAAAATCTTCTATGTTTAAAGGACCTACAGTTGATTAAGCTAGTCCATTGTCTGGACTATGTAGCTTGTTCctacgttttttttatttttaattgtgaGGCTGCAATGCTCATtgtaaagaaaagcaaactCTAAGACACCCAGCCAGATgcacatattttatattttctgtgtatatatttacagtTGTGCTCATAAGTTTACATACCCTGGCagaatttgtaaaatgtgtaccattctttaatgaaaacatgaatgatcaggcaaaatatatttattttattttaaatgggattcaaactaaactatgaggcatctaaaaaaaaaaagaacaatcatTAAATAAAGCATAACAATAGAGAAAATACTGAGATGGTCCCTGTTCAAAAGTTTGCATACCCTtagtactgtgtattgccccctTTAGCAACAATGACAGCTTGTAGTCTTTTGTGATAGTTGTGGATGAGGccctttattttctcagatGTTAAAGCTGCCCATTCTTCTAGGCAAAAAGCTTCCAGGTCCTGTAAATTCTTGGGCTGTCTTGCATGAACTGCACATTTGAGATCTCCCCAAAGTGGCTCAGTGATATTGAGGTCAGGAGACTGTGATGGCCACTCCAGAACCTTCACTTTTTTCTGCTGTAGTCAAAGACAGGTCGACTTGGCCTTGTGTTTTGGATCATTGTCATGTTGGAAAGTCCAAGTGCGTCCCATGCGCAGCTTCTGGGCTGATGAGTGCAAATTGTCCTCCAGTATTTTCTGATAACATGTTGCATTCATCTTGCcatcaattttgaccaaattCCCTGTGCCGCTGTAGCTCACACACCCCCAAACCATCAGCGATCCACCTCCATGGTGTACTTTTCATCATAGGCATTGTTGACGCCCCTCCAAACATAACGTTTATGGTTGTGACCATAAAGTTCAATCTTAGTCTCATCAGTCCAAATGATTTTGTTCCAGAAGCTTTGAGGCTTGTCCAGGTGCTGTTTAGCATATTGTAAGCAGGCTGTTTTGTGGCACTGGCATAGTAATGGCTTTCTTCTGGCAACTCGACCGTGCACTTTTCTTCAAGTGTCTCCGTATTGTGCATCTTGAAACAGCCACACCACTTTTCTGTAGAGAAGTCTGTGTGTCAGCTGAAGTTATTCGTGGGTTTTTCTTTGCATCCCGAACAATTTTCCTGGCAGCTGTGGCTGAAATTTTTGTTGGTCTACCTGACCATGGCTTAGTATCAACAGAACCccttattttccacttttttatCAGAGTTTGAACACTACTGATTGGCATTCTCAAATGTTTGGATATCTTTTTATatccttttcctgttttataaagTTCAACTACCTTCTCTCGCAGGTCCTTTGACAGTTCTTTGGCTCAGAATCCAGCAAAGTCAGTGCAGCACTAGAGGAAATGTGCAGGAGCCCAGAGACTCACTTACTTTTTATACACAGACACTAATTACATGCAAACAGGTGACAGGTGTGGACAGTTACCCTGACTAGCCATTTAAACCTGTTTGTGTCAACTTGTGTGCATATTATCAAGCCAAAACGTCAAGGATATGTATACTTTTGATCAGGGCTGTTTGGGTGATTCAACTTgtcattatcatttaaaaagagcaaatacaATTGTGTGACAATAAATAACTTCGTCTGACCACTAAccctgaatgaaagaaaagtttttccatgatcaaacatattttctaaaaaaatggacaatatttcacaaattctGCCAGGGTATGTAAACTTATGAGCAcaactgtatatttattttgttccccatatttttta
Protein-coding sequences here:
- the LOC139285384 gene encoding LOW QUALITY PROTEIN: olfactory receptor 4E2-like (The sequence of the model RefSeq protein was modified relative to this genomic sequence to represent the inferred CDS: substituted 1 base at 1 genomic stop codon), which encodes MTFVMIWRYIKTKXRIMMNSTQVSHFTLVAYFDTGVFKYLFFMIVMMFYVLIVSSNLLLIVLICMNRSLHEPMYLFLCGLFVNELYGSTGLFPFLLVQILSDVHTVSAPFCFLQIYCVHFYGCAEFFTLGVMSYDRYLAICYPLQYNTRMTSSRVAILTAFIWLYNVLLTVVMMSLSVPLQLCGNTIQKVYCDNYSIVKLACSDTTVNNLYGIVNLFTVIFALILLILYTYMRILKVCFSGSKKTRQKAVSTCTPHLASLLNFSFGAFFEIVQARFDMSSVPIVLRIFLSLYWLTCQPLFNPVLYGLNMSKIRNICKSLSFGKRM